From one Hirundo rustica isolate bHirRus1 chromosome 8, bHirRus1.pri.v3, whole genome shotgun sequence genomic stretch:
- the LRRC18 gene encoding leucine-rich repeat-containing protein 18, producing MPKGKGPQGRRITLKVAKNSVRVAFNGRRRLDLSKMGIAIFPKCILELADVEELDLSRNLLRKIPNFIEKFQNLMWLDLHSNQLDELPAAIGTLKNLTYLNLCNNKLTTKGLPEELTLLKNLRTLNLGLNCLETIPTTLGTLRELIELGLFDNSLTLIPKSVKKLPKLERLNVKRNPLPEFAKEDEPIDTVKRIESLYLVEKKDLCNSCLEMCQGERDELHKLEDMTPGPSNKPSFPSLITPNSTAMNNQEEWRIKDNNP from the coding sequence ATGCCCAAGGGAAAAGGTCCACAAGGGAGAAGGATCACCTTGAAAGTGGCAAAAAATTCAGTCCGGGTAGCTTTTAATGGAAGGCGCCGTCTTGACTTAAGCAAAATGGGCATTGCCATCTTCCCCAAGTGCATTCTGGAGCTGGCTGATGTGGAGGAACTTGATTTGAGCAGAAACTTGTTAAGAAAGATTCCAAACTTCATTGAGAAGTTCCAGAATCTGATGTGGCTGGACCTGCATAGTAATCAGCTTGATGAGCTGCCTGCAGCAATAGGCACACTTAAGAACCTTACTTACCTGAATTTATGCAACAACAAGTTGACCACAAAAGGTCTGCCAGAAGAGTTGACCCTTCTCAAGAACCTGCGTACACTCAACCTTGGCTTGAACTGTCTCGAGACTATTCCCACCactcttgggaccctgagggaaCTTATTGAGCTAGGTCTCTTTGACAACTCCTTGACTCTGATCCCAAAGAGTGTGAAAAAGCTCCCCAAGCTTGAGAGACTGAATGTAAAAAGAAACCCTTTACCAGAATTTGCAAAGGAAGATGAGCCAATTGACACAGTTAAACGCATTGAATCGCTTTACTTAGTAGAAAAGAAGGACCTGTGCAATTCCTGCCTGGAGATGTGTCAGGGTGAGAGGGACGAGCTGCACAAGTTAGAGGATATGACACCCGGCCCCTCAAATAAGCCAAGTTTCCCTTCACTCATTACACCCAATTCCACTGCAATGAATAACCAAGAAGAATGGAGAATAAAAGACAACAATCCTTGA